ATCTAGTGCAGAGTCAAAATGACAGAATCTGGAATTCCTTGCTAGTTTTCGTGTCTGATATTCTCCTTTCCCTCCGGCAGGCCAGAGCGGTGCCGGCAACAACTGGGCCAAGGGCCACTACACGGAGGGCGCGGAGCTGGTGGACTCGGTCCTGGACGTGGTCCGGAAGGAGTCAGAAAGCTGTGACTGTCTGCAGGGCTTCCAGCTGACCCACTCGCTGGGGGGCGGCACCGGGTCCGGGATGGGCACCCTCCTCATCAGCAAGATCCGCGAGGAGTACCCCGACCGCATCATGAACACCTTCAGCGTGATGCCCTCGCCCAAGGTGTCGGACACGGTGGTGGAGCCCTACAACGCCACGCTGTCCGTGCACCAGCTGGTGGAGAACACGGACGAGACCTACTCCATTGACAACGAGGCGCTGTACGACATCTGCTTCCGCACCCTGAAGCTGACCACGCCCACCTACGGGGACCTCAACCACCTGGTGTCGGCCACCATGAGCGGGGTCACCACGTGCCTGCGCTTCCCGGGCCAGCTCAACGCCGACCTGCGCAAGCTGGCCGTGAACATGGTGCCCTTCCCGCGCCTGCACTTCTTCATGCCCGGCTTCGCGCCGCTGACCAGCCGGGGCAGCCAGCAGTACCGCGCGCTGACGGTGCCCGAGCTCACGCAGCAGATGTTCGACTCCAAGAACATGATGGCCGCCTGCGACCCGCGCCACGGCCGCTACCTGACCGTGGCCGCCATCTTCCGGGGCCGCATGTCCATGAAGGAGGTGGACGAGCAGATGCTCAACGTGCAGAACAAGAACAGCAGCTACTTCGTCGAGTGGATCCCCAACAACGTGAAGACGGCCGTGTGCGACATCCCGCCCCGCGGGCTCAAGATGTCGGCCACCTTCATCGGCAACAGCACGGCCATCCAGGAGCTGTTCAAGCGCATCTCGGAGCAGTTCACGGCCATGTTCCGCCGCAAGGCCTTCCTGCACTGGTACACGGGCGAGGGCATGGACGAGATGGAGTTCACCGAGGCCGAGAGCAACATGAACGACCTGGTGTCCGAGTACCAGCAGTACCAGGACGCCACGGCCGACGAGCAGGGGGAGTTTGAGGAGGAGGAGGGCGAGGACGAGGCCTGAGCCCCGTGTGCGGCTGGACGTGGCCGGAGGCCAGGAGGAGAGCAAGGGGGAGGCCTGAGAACTTCTGAAATAGGTCGTGCATCCTTAGTGAACTTCTGTTGTCCTCAATCAAGCATGGTCCTTCTATTTGTATACTATGGTGCTCAGTCTTGCCTCTGTCAGAAATTCACACTGTTGGTGTAATAACGTGGGACTCCTCTGGAAACTGCAGTGTTGTCTAAGATATCTATACTAATAAAAAAGCATGTGTCCAAATCCCGTGGtctcttaatttttattgcaaacaatttttattctttcactaaATGTTTCCTAAGTGTTTCCAGGTttagtaattttaagaaaacagaatttctactttcatgtttttaattaatAGCCTTTCCTCTCTTTTAATAAAGAGAGACCAGAAGGCATATTTTTAGCTTCACTGACCCAAAGTATTCAAGGAAAGGAGCCCAGGTGTGTGGAGGTGGATAAGATCTGGGGACAAAGCCGACCTTCCTCCTCGGCTTGCTGTGGTTGCAGCAACCCCGTGAACGTGTGGAATCCAGGGCCCCGGGCGAGGGCTGTCTTCAGCTTAGCCACTTCTCTGTGAACAATGTGATGAATACAAAGACCAGTGCACGCTTGCACCTCTCAGATAAAAGGCACCGCGTAAATTCAACTCATCTTAGAGGAGCGGTCGTGAACACTACAAATGCGTCACTGAACGTTAACCTGAAAGTAAAGTAAATCATGatagcaatttattttttaagacaatGGTAGAAATTAACAACACTGAAAAATCAGGTTTAATTTTTGTAGCTATGAAAGCTAGAGGATGCTTATCATTGCTGTTGGATTAGGAGCCGTTTGTGGGGAGGCGCGGGGAGCCTGGAAAGGCAGGTGAACTGGGGGGTGACCCGCAGGTGGGTTTCCAAGGCAGCACCAGGCTCAAGCCCCAGGCTCGGGATTCACAGGTCACATGTCCTCGGGGACACTGTCACTGCAGGAAGTCTTCCGCTAACTTGTTGAATTCACCTGCAAAACGTAAATGCAGGTTGTGCTTGCCCTCTGGCATCAGATGcaacctaaaaaaaaagattatggttAGCGGCACATCACCTAAAAACCTGTTACCCTCCCTATTGTTTCATGAAAACCTCAAGTGAGAAACTGCCCTGGTTTTTTTTCCATCACCTCTATTAGGAAGAAAATGTAAGGTACATCTTATGAATGGTCCCAGAAGAGAGACATAACAATGACAGAGCACACACACTGTGCTTGGAATTGAATCAGGTAAGAAATAGTTTGACTGCAAACCTGACAGAGTGGGAGATGTAATTGGTGGTTacctaagaaaaaaaatctttttaataacaTTGGTTTTGAGAGAGAGGGTTGGAAAGATGATAAAAAGAGGAAGTGTGCAGAATCCACTGGATTGGAACCTCTTGGAATATCTATGTAGTGGGAAAACCCAAATCAGAATTCACAGCCCCCGTAGGCCTGTTGTTCAAGGTTCCAAATCACCCCGTCATTTTGGAGGACTGAGCAGGTCTGCATACAAGCCACCAGACGAAGGGTAAGTAAATGTTCCTGAAGCTTGTGAGGGTAGCAGGAACCTGCATTAGCCACCCGCCCTTGGTTGTGCAGCTGTCAAGACACCTCACCATCCTCGGGAGGCTTCTTCCTTTCAACAGGGCTTTGGTCAAATGTGGCTGGTCTGCAGTTTCTTTAATAAAGGCAGACTTCTGAGTTACACATTCTATTTATTGGCTATAAAAGTGCAGACAATaagttttaaacaaattaaaggTTCTAGGATATAAGCACAAGTCTGACTTGTTCTGTCCACAATACAGTTAGACGTTAAAAGGACTACACTGGGGCAAACTGCCAGTTACTGCATTTCCTGCTTCTCTGTGCTTTCCACGGGGTGGGGAGCTGAGAGCTCTAGGGACCTCAGTGAACATGAGGGAGGACGCATGGCAAGAGGGAGCTTGGAACAGAGCTGTCCCTGTGCGATGCTGGGCCTCCTGCAAACAACCACACAGGGGCTGCGGGGGTGTGAGGGAACCCAGACTATCAAGATCACTGGCTTGAAAGGAGGATCTGTTGCTGGCATCTTTCTGAGGCCCTGGGGAAGGTTAATAACGCCATTAACAATAACCAGGGCATTTCCAAGTCAACGTTAATGCTATTCAGAAAAGAAGTATGAGCTGCACCACCCCAGAGAAGGGACCAGCTGCCCTCCAGAGGGACGGGGCTCACAGGGACAGTCACGGCCTCTGTTCTCAGGAGACAGAAAAGAACCAACTGCCGAGGATGCTGGCAGTCACAGAAGGGCATGTCTGGGATACCCTGCACCTTCCAACGTGGACCAAGCTGGACTCTGAAGCAGAGACCCACCCTGCCAAACCTGCAAGTCCTCCTGTGTGGGGAGCCAACCCACTCCCATTATTTGTTCAGACGcccaagaaggaaggagagacggCAGCTGCGATCCCGTCTTTTAGCCTCAGTGCTGTCTGTGTTCTCCCAGTAGTAATCTCAGTCTCGGGAAATAACAACTGGGCCCCTCGTTAAAAATAGGGGAGCCCTGCTCCGAGGCATCTACATTCAGAACTGCACTGGACTGAGGATGGGCAGACAGAGGGACGGGCAGACAGATGGATAAATGAGGGTATGAATAAGGCAGCTCTGCTCCTTGATAGCTGTTGGGGTCATTTCGGGGTCCTCAACACAGCCTCCCCTGAGGTCTGATACAGAGGTCACTATCCCTGACGTGTGCTCCTCTTGGGGCAGCACTGCCCCGGACGGGTGTAAATACGGGGCTGCCAAGGCGGCGTGGCCACTGCTGCCGACCCGGGCTCTCACCCACTTAACAAAGGAGCAAATCGCGCGCTCCTGGAGAGTGGTGTTCAAACAGTCACACTTTCCAGGAAAACGAGTAGGAAATTCCCCACTGCCAGACACACGGCTCAGCTGGAGAGGATGGACCCCTCGGGGGTAGATGCTATTTGCTGGGGCAGGTTCCTCACTGCATTTAGCacctttagaaaaagaaatgtgactcTAGACCTTTTGAGGAATTCAAGTCCCTCTAGTCTCCCTCCACCTCTCTTGGACAGTCCTTGGACGATGCTCCCTACGTGCGAGTGGGCGAAGGAGAAACAGGCTGAAGGCGCTGGCTATTATGGGGGCAAGACAACCCAGTCTGACCAACGTAGGCTCTTTACCAGCAAGCGACAGCATCTCCCTGAACCGCAGCTGCTCACCTGGAAAGTGGGGACAGTAACAGTGTCCACCCCAGAGGGTTATTCTGAAGATGAAATTATCTCTGGGCGCACAGTAGACACTTAATACACGTTTGCTATTCGTCCATTATTCTATCTGTATTGTGCTTCACAATGTAAGAAAGTCGTTACGAAGGTTCCAGTTATGTACAGCGTATCAACAAAATGTTCCAACTTGGAGACAATTTATTTACGTTTGCTGGCGACCACAATCGACCGCAATTGGAAAATTCTTACCTTAAAGAGATtttagacctaaatgtaaggccagacactataaaactcttagaggaaaacgtaggtaggacactctatggcataaatcacagcaagatcctttttgaaccacctcctagagaaatgaaaataaatgggacctaatgaaacttaaaagcttttgcagagcaaaggaaaccataaacaagacgaaaagacaactctcagaatgggagaaaatttttgcaaacgaagcaactgacaaaggattaatctccaaaatatacaagcagctcatacagctcaatatcaaaaaaacaaaccatccaatccaaaaatgggcagaagacctaaacagacatttctccaaagacgaaatacggattgccaacaaacacatgaaaggatgctcaacatcactaatcattagagaaatgcaaatcaaaactacaatgaggtatcacctcacaccagtcagaatggctatcatcaaaaactctacaaacaataaatgctggagagggtgtggagaaaagggaaccctcttgcactgttggtgggaatgtaaattgatacagccactatggagaacagtatggaggttccttaaaaagctaaaaatagaactaccatacgacccagcaatcccactactgggcatagaccctgagaaaaccgtaattcaaaaagagtcatgtaccacaatgttcattgcagctctatttacaatagccaggacatggaagcaacctaagtgtccatcgacagatgagtggataaagaagatgtggcacatatacacaatggaatattactcagccataaagagaaacaaaattgagttatttgtagtgaggtggatggacctagagtctgtcatacagagtgaagtcagtcagaaagagaaaaacaaataccgtatgctaacgcatatatatggaatctaaaataaaaatggttctcatgaacctaggggcaggacaggaataaagatgcaaacgtagagaatgaacttgaggacacagcagggggAAAggaaagctgggacgaagtgagagagtggcatggacatatttacactatcaaatgtaaaacagatagctagtgggaagcagccgcatagcacagggagatcagcttggtgctctgtgaccacctagaggggtggaatagggagggtgagagggagacgcaagagggaggggatatggggatttatgtatacgtatagctgattcactttgttatacagcagaaactaacacaccattgtaaagcaattatactccaataaaggtgttaaaaaaacgATTTTAGAAAATGTCATGGGTGAGATTTGTCTAGAAAGGAtgagcccctcccttccccccactgtgAGACACCAGGACCCGGCTTTGTAAGGATGAGGCTGGTCCTGTTTGGAGTTAATCCTGGAACCTGGCCCTAAAGCGGTTCTTGAGCTGCCTGCAGTCAGAGAGGAGGAACTAGAAACAGCagctgaggagggggtgggaagggtCATCCGGGCAGCTGAGGGGGGTGCGTCCCCCTTCCTTCGGTGTCTGCCGGACCCCCTCTCCACGGAACCGGAACGAACCTGCTGCCAGCACAAGACCGTTTTACTTCGCGCCCGCAGGGGCACACCACCCCCCTGCTCACCTTGGAGGTCTGGGGCCATCTTCCCACGGCTGGCCAGACTGGACAAGGCCAGGAAGCTGCAGAGcgaggcccctcctccctcctgtgaTCAGACAGAGGCCAGCACCTGACCCACGACCTGGGGAACCCAGGCACCCTTAGCGCTCCCACCGCCAGGCCAAGACCTCTGAGGACAGCTCCTGCCAGCTGCCCTCCGCCAGGGCTGGGTTTACGTGTCAACTTGGCTGAGCCACAGGTGCCTTTGGTCAGACATgattctgggtgtgtgtgtgagggtgtttCAGGATGAGAGTCACATCTGAATCAGCAGACTGAGCACAGCAGACTGCCCTCCCcacgtgggtgggcctcatccaatcagttgacgGCCCGAATAGCACAAACGGCTGGCCCTCTCCTGAGCAAGAGGAACTCCTCCTGCCTGTCTTCAAACTGGGGCACTggctttttcctgccttcagactcgCACTGCAACATCAGCTCTTTCTGGTTCTCTGGTCTTCAGAGTCAGACTGAACCACAGCATGAgctctcctgggcctccagctgctgactgcagatcttggacttctcagcctctgtaGCTGCACAAGCCAATGCCTTACTCCCATAGTAAATCAATCCTCTCTCACTATAGATATATTACATGTCCACACATGTATACGATATATAaatacgtgtgtgtgcacacgtacaGCTGACCGAGGGCAATGTGCCTGACTGCCCATCGAGCTCTACCCTGCTGTCTCCTGGGCCCTAGACCACCTACACCCACACCAGCATTCCATCCATGAAGGCAGCTACCGTGTGCCGAGTTCTTATTCGTCTGAACGTGCACATACATCCCCATTCATTCCTCAGAAAGTTATCTGAGATGACAGGCATCACCATCCCCATGTGACACACAGGAAACAGAGGTACAGAAACACGTCCACCTGCTTACGGGCGCGATTCATCACCAGCCCCCCCCCGGGGCCATCTGAGCCCCTGCTGTGCCGTAGCCACCGGCTGCGAATGCTGCTCAGGGCCCCCAAACCCTGACTCTGGCCTCCAGGCGCGACTCcgtttcccacccctcccctctggcccaCACAGAGCCCGAGGCCCCACCTCTCTGCACAAGTGGACTCCGGCCCTCGTCCTTCCTTCCGGGTCTGTTCTCTGGCCCCAGAACCTGCAGGTGGACTCCACAACACACTTTCCGGGCCTGAGTCACCACTCAGGGACCCCTGCCACCCACAGATGTGGCCGTGCGATGCTCGCCTTCTTCCTTTCACCGTGTACCAAGTGCTTTGAGGCCGAGCTAGACCGCGTCCGGGACGGAGGATGGCCTGCTCGCTGCTGCTAGTAA
This genomic interval from Lagenorhynchus albirostris chromosome 10, mLagAlb1.1, whole genome shotgun sequence contains the following:
- the LOC132527765 gene encoding tubulin beta-2A chain isoform X1 yields the protein MREIVHIQAGQCGNQIGAKFWEVISDEHGIDPTGSYHGDSDLQLERINVYYNEAAGNKYVPRAILVDLEPGTMDSVRSGPFGQIFRPDNFVFGQSGAGNNWAKGHYTEGAELVDSVLDVVRKESESCDCLQGFQLTHSLGGGTGSGMGTLLISKIREEYPDRIMNTFSVMPSPKVSDTVVEPYNATLSVHQLVENTDETYSIDNEALYDICFRTLKLTTPTYGDLNHLVSATMSGVTTCLRFPGQLNADLRKLAVNMVPFPRLHFFMPGFAPLTSRGSQQYRALTVPELTQQMFDSKNMMAACDPRHGRYLTVAAIFRGRMSMKEVDEQMLNVQNKNSSYFVEWIPNNVKTAVCDIPPRGLKMSATFIGNSTAIQELFKRISEQFTAMFRRKAFLHWYTGEGMDEMEFTEAESNMNDLVSEYQQYQDATADEQGEFEEEEGEDEA
- the LOC132527765 gene encoding tubulin beta-2A chain isoform X2 → MGTLLISKIREEYPDRIMNTFSVMPSPKVSDTVVEPYNATLSVHQLVENTDETYSIDNEALYDICFRTLKLTTPTYGDLNHLVSATMSGVTTCLRFPGQLNADLRKLAVNMVPFPRLHFFMPGFAPLTSRGSQQYRALTVPELTQQMFDSKNMMAACDPRHGRYLTVAAIFRGRMSMKEVDEQMLNVQNKNSSYFVEWIPNNVKTAVCDIPPRGLKMSATFIGNSTAIQELFKRISEQFTAMFRRKAFLHWYTGEGMDEMEFTEAESNMNDLVSEYQQYQDATADEQGEFEEEEGEDEA